The DNA region TTTTTGAAGATTAAGTTGCTCTATTCTCAAACGTTCAAAACCATGTAAGGCTTTTTGACAACCATCTCATTGACCCTAGTCATCTACCTGAATCGTGCCATTAGAAACAATACCCTCTATAAGGGTATTGAAGATATCCATCGGGAGCATCCCAATTTTGCCAAAAGGTACGGGATTGACACAAAAACCCTGTACAAACCTCTTTCCTTGGCGCTCTTGGCGTCCTTGGCGGTTCGTTATTTCATTATTGTTCTAAGCCAAAATCCCGTATAAAAATAAACTTGCACATTTGGGATGCTCCCTATCCATCTTTATTTTATCTATGAGTTCATTGACATCTTTATAATTAAAAATATATACTTCTCAATCTTAATATAAAAAATATTTATCCTTTTGCATCAGAGTTCAAATAGAATTTGATAAGGCTATTATAGGAATATAACCTCCGGCAAATAAGGCAATTTTAATTACAAAAAGCTATTTTCTATCTATTTTAAAAAAATTGATCCAACATACTATATTTTATTTTAATATGCGCGACTGCTAAGTAAGTTAAACTAGTAGAAATTTATTGTATAGTATAATACGTTTATTCCATTGCGACACAAATTTTATGGTAAGCTCTACCACGCCTTATTTCTTAAGTGGCTTTTTAGAAAATTCATTTCACTTCAAGCATCATATACAAGATTTTTTACATTTAGATCCCGAAACTGTAGAAACAAAGTTAGCAGCAGAAAAAGAAGAAATAAAAAACTTAGGACATAAAGATTTTAATTGGCAAGAAGCAAGTGCATTCTATCGTGATAAAGTAGGAGAACTTTACTTATTTGAATTGGGAGCTTGGCATCTGTCAAGTCATGAGTATATTGGAGATATGTTGCGCTTGATTGCAGATTCTGCCCAAGGTCGAGTATTAGATTTTGGTGGTGGAATAGGAACTCATGCCCTTGGTGCTGCTCTTTGCCCCCAAGTTGAGCAAGTAATCTATTATGATATTAATCCGATAAATCGTGATTTTGTTCAGTATCGAGCTGAGAAAATGAAACTGGACAAAAAAATAGTTTTTGCTCTTGAAATGCCTGAAAAAGAGAAATTTGATACGATTTTATGCTTTGATGTTTTAGAACATTTGTTAGATCCTAGCCAGCAGTTATTGCAATTTTATCAAGCTTTGAACTCTGATGGTAAGATGATAGTAAATTGGTATTTCTTTAAAGGTTTTAATCAAGAATACCCTTTTCATTTAGATGATCCTAAAGTAGTAGAAACATTTTTCCATACACTTCAGAGTCACTTCTTAGAGGTTTTTCACCCTTACCTCATTACAACTCGCTGCTACCGTAAGCAGAGTTGAATTTAATTTCATGTTTTTTGGCATGTCTTTTGGGTGGAGCCACAGCGAAACCCAATAAGTAAGTTGTTTAGGTAAAAAATGATCTTGAAAATACATTAACGACGAAAATGTACTATAAATTATTATTTATGTCCACTCCAATTGGTTCACTAGGTTCAGGATTGGGTGGCGGAGTGGAATTGACTATCTCTAACATTGCCAAAGAGATGCTGCGGCGAGGACACGAAGTAAAAATTGTCGCACCTCAGGGGTCTGTTAGCAGTTCATTACCTATTAAAGAAATCCCTGGAGAACTACAGATACCAGCCCAAAATCAGACTCGCACTGAGCCAATTTTTATCCCGAAAAATTCTGTTCTGGCAAATATGTGGGATTATGCTCGTCAAGTGCAAGCAGATTATGATCTGATTGTGAATTTTGCTTATGATTGGCTACCACTGTATTTAACACCATTTTTTAACCGTCCGATCGCCCATCTCATTAGCATGGGTTCTTTGACAGATGTTATGGATCACATAATTGAACAGGTAGCAAATAACTTTCCAGGTACTATTGGTGTTCATGGTCAAACCCAGGCTGCTACTTTTACATTTGCAGATAAATGTAGATGTTTAGTGAATGGCATGGATTTATCTGTTTATCAGTTTTGCAGTCAACCTGGTTCTGATCTGGCTTGGGTAGGTCGCATAGCACCAGAAAAAGGGCTAGAAGATGCTGTAGCAGCAGCCAAAATTACAGGTATACCGATGAAAATCTTTGGATTAATACAGGATGTACCCTACTGGGAGAAAATTTGTCAAGAATATCCTGATGCTCCGATAGAATACAGAGGATTTTTACCAACACACGAACTTCAACAGGAATTAGGTCAGTGTCGAGCATTATTAATCACTCCCAGATGGATAGAGGCTTATCCTAATGTGGCACTAGAGGCACTTGCTTGCGGTGTGCCTTTGATTAGTTATTGTCGGGGTGGTTTAACAGAAATTATCCAAGAAGGCAAAACTGGCTTTTTGGTGGAACCTGATAGTGTCCAAGGTTTGGTAGAAGCTATTAAGCGTCTGGATGAACTTGACCGCCAAGCTTGTCGTCAGAAAGCAGAAACTGAATACTCTTTAGAAGCTATGGGCGATCGCGTAGAACAATGGTTTCAAAAAATTATGAGAAACTGATATAGTACTAATCAACATTTGCCCTCAACTACGGCGCGTAGCTTGCCGCCGTAGGCATCGCTAATATTCCCGCATCCCCATCTAAAATTACCTCTATACCCACTGGTAAGGCTGCATTGGGACTATCATGACCAAAGGGTAAATCAGAAACAATCGGAATCCCCAAATCACCCAAGCGATCGCGCAATACTTCTTCTACACTAAAACTAGACACAGTTGGCGGCGCTTCACAGCGAGTAAAACCGCCCAAAGCAATACCGCAGACTTGAGACAAAGCACCACTTAAGCGCCACTGTGTCAGCATCCTATCGATGCGATAAGGTGCTTCTGTAATATCCTCCAGTGCCAGAATTACACCATCCAGATGTGGCAGGATTGGTGTACCCAAAAGGTGAGTAGCGACTGTGAGATTACCTGGTAATAAA from Nostoc commune NIES-4072 includes:
- a CDS encoding class I SAM-dependent methyltransferase, which translates into the protein MVSSTTPYFLSGFLENSFHFKHHIQDFLHLDPETVETKLAAEKEEIKNLGHKDFNWQEASAFYRDKVGELYLFELGAWHLSSHEYIGDMLRLIADSAQGRVLDFGGGIGTHALGAALCPQVEQVIYYDINPINRDFVQYRAEKMKLDKKIVFALEMPEKEKFDTILCFDVLEHLLDPSQQLLQFYQALNSDGKMIVNWYFFKGFNQEYPFHLDDPKVVETFFHTLQSHFLEVFHPYLITTRCYRKQS
- a CDS encoding glycosyltransferase family 4 protein; amino-acid sequence: MSTPIGSLGSGLGGGVELTISNIAKEMLRRGHEVKIVAPQGSVSSSLPIKEIPGELQIPAQNQTRTEPIFIPKNSVLANMWDYARQVQADYDLIVNFAYDWLPLYLTPFFNRPIAHLISMGSLTDVMDHIIEQVANNFPGTIGVHGQTQAATFTFADKCRCLVNGMDLSVYQFCSQPGSDLAWVGRIAPEKGLEDAVAAAKITGIPMKIFGLIQDVPYWEKICQEYPDAPIEYRGFLPTHELQQELGQCRALLITPRWIEAYPNVALEALACGVPLISYCRGGLTEIIQEGKTGFLVEPDSVQGLVEAIKRLDELDRQACRQKAETEYSLEAMGDRVEQWFQKIMRN